From Erigeron canadensis isolate Cc75 chromosome 8, C_canadensis_v1, whole genome shotgun sequence, one genomic window encodes:
- the LOC122580109 gene encoding E3 ubiquitin-protein ligase WAV3-like encodes MVLGWRRAFCTSIPKEQDSTSTNLDCCMEDYNNISSHNSTPKIGSRFGFFTTNSSSNPSTPRIRSHSVSTSPPLVCRTVAAKSASVPVSPKLHCETKNSPRFLLRSSTPSSPRSPSPFSFLKSTLRLNTRRCGLCLQSIKKGQGMATFTAECCHTFHFPCVSDYVKRQGSLACPVCSSLWKEMPHLSFEDDEKNNRKNKCVEIEDEEEEKRKVKLDTKSIDDVVVGKHLLLKVYNDDEPLVSLTPKARFNPIPESDENCDEDLVCEFQGFNVTNSQTESNFGVNEVEIQLSPEAAVVATSRRHQTYVIVMKVKAPAAPERTQNSSRAPVDLVTVVDVSSRMSIEKLEVVKKAMKLIITSLSSSDRLSIVAFSTYSKRLLPLRRMTPNGRRAARRIVEAMAVLEGVSNSKDAVKKGVKVLEDRKEKNPIANIILLSEVVDRLKISEHERFVSSTRYPWPNISIHSVKLVIDGDVYTLSKLIGNLLNVMVQGVELELRFSSSGVIAAVYTRTPQPTLLGSSTVKIGDMFGDEEKELYIEVKGSLSSSVVRSHQVLSVRCRYRESCVHESIYGKQQTLMVPRPQSVRSSLPSIQRLRNLFISTRALAESHRLADRTDLVGAYHMLVSARVLMLQSKPANDDEFVLGLEAELSELQRRRKASQSQVRRRGKAETAAPVTAYTDEKGEPLTPTSAWRVADKLAKVAMMRKSVNRVSDLHGFEDARF; translated from the exons ATGGTTTTAGGATGGAGAAGAGCTTTTTGTACATCTATTCCTAAAGAACAAGATTCCACAAGCACTAATCTAGATTGTTGTATGGAAGACTACAACAACATTAGTAGTCATAACTCAACACCTAAAATTGGCTCTAGATTTGGTTTTTTTACTACCAATTCTTCATCAAACCCTTCCACGCCTCGGATTCGATCTCATTCCGTTTCGACCAGTCCTCCTCTCGTTTGTCGAACTGTAGCCGCAAAATCGGCTTCAGTTCCCGTGAGTCCGAAACTTCATTGTGAGACGAAAAACAGTCCCCGGTTTTTATTAAGATCTTCTACTCCTTCTTCTCCTCGTTCTCCTTCTCctttctctttcctcaaatcCACCTTACGTTTAAACACG AGAAGATGTGGATTGTGTTTACAAAGTATAAAGAAAGGGCAAGGAATGGCGACATTTACAGCTGAATGTTGtcatacatttcattttccttgTGTTTCTGATTATGTGAAGAGACAAGGAAGCCTAGCGTGTCCTGTTTGTAGCTCTTTATGGAAAGAAATGCCTCATTTATCTTTTGAAGACGACGAAAAAAATAATCGAAAAAATAAGTGTGTCGAAATAgaagacgaagaagaagaaaaaaggaaagTTAAATTGGATACTAAAAGTATCGACGATGTTGTGGTCGGCAAACATTTGTTGCTCAAGGTTTATAACGATGACGAGCCTCTGGTATCGTTGACGCCAAAGGCTCGGTTTAATCCGATTCCTGAATCGGATGAAAATTGTGATGAGGATTTGGTTTGCGAGTTTCAAGGATTTAATGTTACTAACTCGCAAACCGAATCCAACTTTGGTGTGAATGAAGTTGAAATTCAGTTGTCGCCCGAGGCAGCTGTGGTGGCTACCTCGAGGCGACATCAAACGTATGTGATTGTTATGAAAGTAAAAGCTCCAGCTGCACCGGAGAGAACGCAAAATAGTAGTAGAGCTCCGGTTGATTTGGTTACTGTGGTGGATGTCAGCAGTAGAATGAGTATTGAAAAACTTGAGGTGGTAAAAAAAGCAATGAAATTGATCATTACGTCACTTTCGTCATCAGATCGGTTATCGATCGTTGCGTTTTCGACGTACTCGAAACGATTATTGCCTTTAAGAAGAATGACACCTAATGGAAGGAGAGCGGCTAGACGTATTGTAGAAGCAATGGCTGTACTCGAAGGTGTGTCAAATTCGAAAGACGCGGTCAAGAAGGGGGTTAAAGTCCTAGAAGATCGAAAAGAGAAAAACCCGATCGCCAACATTATCCTCCTTTCCGAAGTCGTTGATCGATTAAAAATTtccgaacacgaacgatttgTTTCGTCTACTCGGTACCCATGGCCGAATATATCAATACATTCGGTAAAACTTGTTATAGATGGAGATGTTTACACGTTATCCAAACTCATTGGAAATTTGCTAAATGTAATGGTTCAGGGTGTTGAGTTAGAGTTAAGATTTTCGTCGTCAGGAGTGATCGCTGCGGTGTATACGCGTACACCGCAGCCGACACTCCTGGGATCAAGTACCGTAAAAATCGGGGACATGTTTGgtgatgaagaaaaagaattatACATTGAAGTAAAAGGTTCATTATCATCCTCAGTGGTGCGGTCCCACCAAGTACTATCCGTGCGATGCCGTTACAGGGAATCATGTGTACATGAAAGTATTTATGGTAAACAACAAACATTGATGGTACCGCGTCCCCAGAGCGTTAGATCGTCTTTGCCTTCGATCCAACGGCTGAGGAATCTTTTCATTTCGACTCGGGCTTTAGCCGAGTCGCACCGGTTAGCCGATCGAACGGATCTAGTCGGCGCGTACCACATGCTTGTATCGGCTCGTGTTTTGATGTTGCAATCCAAGCCGGctaatgatgatgaatttgtgctCGGCTTAGAAGCCGAGCTGAGCGAGTTGCAAAGGCGGCGAAAGGCTAGTCAAAGTCAAGTTAGAAGGAGAGGGAAAGCGGAAACGGCTGCACCGGTGACGGCTTATACGGATGAGAAAGGTGAGCCGTTAACGCCGACATCGGCTTGGAGAGTGGCTGATAAGCTGGCTAAAGTGGCTATGATGAGAAAGTCGGTAAATAGAGTCAGCGACTTACACGGCTTTGAAGATGCTAGATTCTGA